The Pyrenophora tritici-repentis strain M4 chromosome 2, whole genome shotgun sequence genome window below encodes:
- a CDS encoding MdlB, ABC-type multidrug transport system, ATPase and permease component: MLGYRPIPTEENIELDRFSEFENAGEDGLTEEEELVIKRQLDVRNGNIDYSTLLRQATRTEIFIMSVSFAMSIIEGASLPLMTIAYGSYTGSYASFSTNKMSSEQFEKHMNKITLYYIYLGIGIFICNYIGTFSLLYTAEKITERLRQRYMRALFRQNIGFFDFLGSGEITARISSDMVLIQNGLGQKVFLFASAVSRSIAALVIGLSQGWKLTLILLEPTLAMVSMVVFCSKRMSKNQTRAMEEYASASTFAEEVFSSARNFTAYGMQKRLQSKYKVYLDKASRWDYRSKLWLASMIAGMMGLLHLQYALAFWKGDQFIHSGQLSVSKVATITACVKIAGVSFVNSLPHFQAFVQAFTAASKVFNVIQRKSPIDPERYDGKIPGDIFGNIDFVKIKHVYPSRPDVIVLKEFNLSIKSGMIVALVGASGSGKSTVLGLLERFYLPVAGQILLDGTDISTLNLRWLRGQIAIVTQEPVLFNVSIYESIEHGLIKTRYEHASETVKKELVENAARLANAHNFIMELPEGYHTRVGECGSSLSGGQKQRIAIARAIVSNPKILLLDEATAALDAKSEKIVQEALNKASMDRTTIVIAHRLSTITNADMIVVMSDGQIVEQGNHNELIKHRGVYESLIRAQELRTHIESTNGPSEMLAGCEVSSKPKRVATNTSASSSTLPMERHIEKPLKYTLLQFYVIIGAILDGTEDASSAFSFAPEISGAAAAALLLKTSLSSIPTIDTSSHNGKKIVCLSGKVEFRSVHFSYPGHTRRRVLCGTTFTVKPGQFVAFVGSSGSGKSTVMALLERFYDPTDGLVLVDDMDLRDYNIQDYRAQLAIVSQETTLYTGTIRENILADMDDIDEDLIAKACKDANIYEFIISLPNGFNTVVGTKGILLSGGQRQRIAIARALLRNPKILLLDEATSALDSTSERLVQNALDAASHGRTTIAIAHRLFDKTIFRWPFLCVYLELEYKFRPWENLNYKVTVSKKTKEEEANAHADYILSRSGDNFTAIYSDASQHDKGIGIGVGVVAYSSTHEETFSQKTNIGCSQLVYNGELEGIAQAFEHAAIVAQEGQEIYVYADNQAAIHRLNNLSDNPGQQWLLRCIRAAKRITTKKASIHLQWAPGHNDVKGNEKADTLAKEAAKERPTTSTIASLAYLGTEINKIQKTEQLIEYKRYTDRPTKNRSSYSRIFKLNTHTTIKLLYYYISIRVLYQSVTM, from the exons ATGCTGGGTTACAGGCCAATCCCTACTGAGGAGAACATCGAGCTTGACAGGTTCTCTGAGTTCGAGAATGCAGGAGAAGATGGATTGACTGAAGAGGAAGAGTTGGTCATTAAAAGACAACTGGACGTCCGGAATGGAAATATTGATTATTCAACCTTGCTTCGTCAGGCAACTCGAACAGAGATATTCATCATGAGTGTTTCGTTCGCAATGTCTATTATTGAGGGTGCCAGTCTACCTCTCATGACG ATTGCTTATGGTAGCTATACGGGAAGTTATGCCAGCTTCTCGACCAATAAAATGTCATCAGAGCAGTTCGAAAAGCACATGAACAAGATTACCCTGTACTATATCTACCTTG GAATCGGAATATTCATATGCAACTATATCGGTACATTTAGCTTGTTGTATACTGCAGAGAAGATCACCGAACGACTGCGTCAGCGCTATATGAGGGCTTTATTCCGACAGAACATTGGTTTCTTTGATTTCCTTGGCTCTGGAGAAATCACAGCCCGTATCAGTTCTGACATGGTACTCATTCAGAATGGGCTGGGTCAGAAAGTATTCCTGTTTGCCTCTGCCGTTTCTAGGTCGATCGCAGCATTGGTCATAGGTCTGTCCCAGGGTTGGAAGCTCACCCTTATTTTGCTCGAGCCAACACTAGCTATGGTCAGCATGGTAGTGTTCTGCAGTAAGCGTATGAGCAAGAACCAGACTCGTGCTATGGAAGAATACGCAAGTGCGAGTACGTTTGCAGAGGAAGTCTTTTCGTCTGCAAGGAATTTTACCGCCTATGGCATGCAGAAACGCCTTCAGTCCAAGTACAAGGTTTACCTGGATAAAGCTTCACGGTGGGACTACCGCTCTAAACTATGGCTCGCCTCTATGATTGCTGGTATGATGGGATTGCTCCACTTGCAATACGCGTTGGCGTTTTGGAAAGGAGACCAATTCATTCATTCAGGGCAACTAAGCGTGTCTAAAGTAGCAACCATAACTGCATGTGTTAAAATAGCGGGAGTATCATTTGTCAACAGTCTCCCACACTTCCAAGCCTTTGTTCAGGCCTTTACAGCTGCATCTAAAGTCTTTAACGTCATTCAACGGAAATCACCCATTGATCCAGAAAGGTACGATGGCAAGATTCCAGGAGACATTTTTGGCAACATTGATTTCGTAAAAATCAAGCACGTCTATCCTTCCCGACCGGATGTTATCGTGCTTAAGGAGTTTAATTTGAGTATCAAATCTGGCATGATTGTTGCTCTTGTTGGCGCATCTGGATCTGGAAAGAGCACAGTCTTGGGCCTCCTCGAACGCTTCTATCTACCAGTAGCTGGACAGATACTCCTTGATGGGACTGACATCAGCACGTTGAATCTCAGGTGGCTGCGTGGTCAGATTGCTATCGTCACTCAAGAGCCTGTACTGTTCAACGTGAGCATCTATGAGAGTATCGAACATGGTCTTATTAAAACCAGATATGAACAT GCAAGCGAAACAGTCAAGAAGGAGCTTGTTGAGAATGCTGCCAGGTTAGCTAATGCACACAATTTCATCATGGAACTTCCGGAAGGCTATCATACTAGGGTTGGCGAATGCGGAAGTTCTTTATCAGGTGGACAGAAACAACGCATAGCCATCGCCCGAGCCATCGTATCAAATCCAAAAATTCTCCTGCTTGACGAAGCAACCGCGGCCTTGGACGCAAAGTCCGAGAAGATTGTCCAGGAAGCTCTAAATAAGGCCTCTATGGATAGGACCACGATAGTTATTGCACATCGCCTTTCGACTATTACAAATGCCGATATGATTGTTGTCATGTCAGATGGTCAAATCGTCGAGCAAGGCAATCATAATGAGTTGATCAAACATCGCGGTGTTTACGAGAGCTTGATTAGAGCCCAGGAGTTGAGAACGCATATCGAGTCTACCAATGGGCCTTCTGAAATGTTGGCAGGCTGTGAAGTCTCTAGTAAACCAAAACGAGTCGCCACTAATACTTCTGCTTCAAGCTCGACGTTGCCTATGGAGAGACACATAGAAAAGCCACTCA AGTACACTTTGTTACAGTTCTACGTCATCATAGGGGCAATTCTCGACGGAACGGAGGATGCTAGCTCAGCCTTTTCATTCGCACCTGAGATAAGCGGGGCAGCCGCTGCTGCACTGTTGCTAAAGACTAGCCTCAGTTCCATACCCACCATTGATACCTCGTCCCACAACGGCAAAAAAATTGTTTGTCTCTCTGGAAAGGTTGAGTTTCGCTCTGTGCATTTCAGCTATCCCGGACATACTAGACGTCGTGTGCTGTGCGGCACCACTTTCACTGTCAAACCAGGACAATTCGTTGCATTCGTAGGTTCTAGTGGTAGTGGAAAGTCCACAGTCATGGCACTTTTGGAACGATTCTATGATCCTACGGATGGACTTGTTTTAGTTGATGATATGGACTTGAGAGATTATAATATTCAAGATTATAGGGCACAGCTTGCGATTGTCAGCCAAGAGACGACTCTTTATACTGGAACAATTAGAGAAAATATCTTAGCAGATATGGACGACATAGACGAAGATTTGATTGCAAAAGCTTGCAAAGATGCTAATATTTACGAGTTTATT ATATCGTTACCTAACGGCTTCAACACGGTTGTTGGCACAAAGGGCATCTTACTGTCAGGAGGTCAACGTCAGCGCATTGCAATAGCCCGTGCCTTGCTTCGTAACCCTAAGATTCT CCTCCTCGACGAAGCGACCTCCGCACTAGACTCTACTTCTGAGCGCTTGGTTCAGAATGCCCTCGATGCCGCCTCTCATGGTCGCACTACTATTGCCATTGCGCATCGGCT CTTTGATAAAACGATCTTTAGATGGCCTTTCCTCTGCGTCTACTTGGAGCTGGAATACAAGTTCAGACCATGGGAGAATCTTAACTACAAAGTTACTGTATCGAAAAAgaccaaagaagaagaagcaaaCGCACACGCAGACtatatcctatcaaggagcggagataacttcaccgcaatctactcagatgcctcacaacacgacaagggaatagggatcggcgtaggtgtagtagcgtacagctccacccacgaagaaaccttttctcaaaagacaaacattggatgctcccaactagtctacaacggtgaactagaggggatagcacaggcatttgaacacgcggctatagtggcacaagaaggccaagagatctacgtatacgcagacaaccaagcagcaatccataggcttaacaacctatcggacaacccgggacaacagtggctactaagatgcatcagagctgcaaagagaataacgacaaagaaagcatcgatccacctgcagtgggccccaggacataacgacgtcaagggcaacgaaaaagccgacacgctagcaaaggaagcagctaaagagagaccaacaacatcgaccatagcgagcctagcctacttaggcacagaaattaacaaaatacaaaaaacagaacaactgatagagtacaagaggtataccgacaggcccaccaaaaacagaagctcctactcaaggatcttcaagctcaacacacatacaacaattAAATTATTatattattatatttccattagagtcctgtatcagtcggtgactatgtag